A window of Castanea sativa cultivar Marrone di Chiusa Pesio chromosome 1, ASM4071231v1 contains these coding sequences:
- the LOC142624698 gene encoding uncharacterized protein LOC142624698, producing the protein MALTNFILTVAGVSAVILLLRSDVKQSAVVFRRNVKHIRHWLEQESASATKAAEKAVPKELESKVLPKDIPKEDKH; encoded by the exons atggcATTGACGAACTTTATACTGACAGTGGCTGGTGTTAGCGCGGTGATTCTACTGCTGAGGAGCGATGTGAAACAATCAGCGGTGGTGTTTAGGCGCAACGTCAAGCACATACGCCATTGGCTCGAACAAGAATCCGCCTCTGCCACCAA GGCAGCGGAGAAGGCAGTTCCTAAGGAACTAGAATCAAAGGTTCTTCCAAAAGACATTCCCAAGGAGGACAAGCACTGA